Within the Candidatus Jidaibacter acanthamoeba genome, the region AAGAATAGATTAAATTATATTACCGCAAAATACTATCTCTCACAAAATCAGGAAAAAGTAGCTAATCCGTATTTAGATGAATGTATTGCAAATGTATTTGATACATTGAATCGAACTTTGTGCAGATTTGAGAAAGTAAAATATCAACTTGACCATTCAAAGATAAATCCTGAAGAAGCAATTGATGTGCTTGATAAGTTGACTTATATTTGGCGCGGAGATCAGCTTGAAATAGATATATTGGATTACTTAGGGAATCTTTATAATAAAAATGATAAGTATATAGAAGCATTAAAAACGTGGAATAAAATTGTTAAATATTACCCGAACTCGAATAATACTATGGTAGTCCAACGCAATATGAGTGAAACATTTATCAAATTCTTCCTCAATAGCGGAGATGAAAAAATGGCTCCGTTGGAAGTTTTAGCAATCTTCTATGAATTTAAGGATTTAATTCCGCTTGGAGATACCGGAGATAAGATAATATCTAAGTTTATTGATAACTTAATAAGGCTTGATTTACTGGATAGGGCGGCGGCAATTTTGAATTACCAGGTTTTAAACAGGTTAACGGGTTTAGAAAGGGAAGAGGCAATTAATAAGCTGGCTAAGATAGACATAAATAATCTGAAACCTGAATTAGCTTTAGAAGTTTTAGCATTGGGTGATAAAGATTTTCCTATGGTAAATGCATTGGTTGAAAGAAAATATATTAAGGCTGAAGCTTTATATTTAACCCGCAATTATAATCAGGCTCTAGATGACCTTAAGGATGACTATTCACAAAGAGCCGATGATATAAAAGCTAATATATATTGGGATTTGCAATATTGGAGCGAATTCAACAACTATTCGGAACCTTATTTATATTCAATAATAAATAAAAAAGATCAGCTTTCTGAAGAAGAAGTAAAAAGAGTTTTAAAGCAGGCTGTCTCCTATATCGTAACGGAGAGAAAGGACTTGCTTGCAGAGTTATATAAAAACTTTAAAGATCGCATGCCACTCAATACCGCATATGCAAATGTGCTGAAAATTCTTTCCGAGGCATTGCTTACCAAACCGGGTAATGGTATTATAGGTGCGCAAGATATTGCTAACTATAAAGCAATAGTTGATAACTTAGTACAACCTTCGGGGACATTAAAATAATGAGTAAAAACTCTATAATTATTATTCCGGCACGTTTAGCTTCCACAAGATTACCGAACAAACCGTTGCTTGATATCGCCGGCAAGCCTATGATAATAAGAGTTGTCGAACAAGCGCAAAAATCCGGAGTAGGGGAAGTAGTAGTAGCCTGCGGTGACCAGCAGATTTTTGATCTGGTTGAAGCACATAGTTTTAGTGCAGTAATGACGGATCCGAACCTTGCAAGCGGGAGTGACAGAGTTTATGCTGCTTACAAGCAATTAAATCTAAAACATGAATTTATAATTAACTTACAAGGAGATCTGCCGACGGTTTCGCCTGAGTTAATAATTAAAATAAATGACGATTTAATTAGCTCAAAAGCTGATATAGCAACTGCTGCTGCTAAAATTACCGATGCAGAAGAAAAGCATAACCCTAATGTAGCTAAAGCAGTTATCGGGTTTAATATGAGAGCTTTATATTTTACCAGAAGTGCCTGCCCTTGGGGAGAGGGGGATTTATATCATCATATCGGCATTTACGGGTATAAGAAGGAAGTTCTTGAACGGTATGTTAACTTTCCGCCTTCGCCTTTAGAGAAGAGGGAAAGACTTGAGCAATTGAGAGCATTGGAGAACGGACTTTCGATAAGTGTAAGTGTTGTTGATTCAATTCCGATTGGAGTGGATACTAAAGAAGACCTGGAAGCGGCAAGAAAGGTATATATAAACAGAAATTAAACTTGAATTATATTGATTATAACTTTTAAGTTTGGTAAAATGCATAAAAGCCAAGGCTGGTTGAAAAAATCAATTCTTAATTTTATGATACGATTCTTAAAAATTATAAATTCTTTTGCTTCTATATATGGAAGCAATCCATGTATTAAGGCTCTCTGTTGCTAGCTATAGCTGGCATATTTCTTCTTTTCAAATTTATAAAAATTAAATTTTTCGTATTAATTAATAAGCATGAGGGTAAACCATGTGTGTACAGCATTTTTTAAAATCAAAAAGAAAGCCTAACGGGGCTCTTATTTATTTTATTGCAATTATTCTAGGTATTATAAGCGGTTTTTCATATTTCCCTTTTCTGCAAAGCATGGGGCTATTTATTTCAGATGTTTTCATTAGAATTTTTAAATGTATTAGCCTGCCTATTATTGCGCTTTCCATCATTGTTACTTTATCCCAATATAATACAGGTGATAAAATGAAAGGAATATGGCAAAGAACGCTTTTTTATACAATAAGCACAACAATTATTGCTGCAAGTGTTGCATGTGCCTTATATCTGCTTATCTCGCCCTCAAGCATTAACACAGCAAATTTTGATCCCGGTTATTTACCAACTGCACTTCCAAAGAGCAGTTATGCAAGTTACTTGATCAACCTAATCCCCTCCAATATTTTTTCTCCGTTTTTAGAACATCAGGTAATGGCAGTACTTTTGGTCAGTATGATCAGCGGTATTGCCATTCGGTACATACCTGATCAAGAATCATGTAATACGATTACTAATTTCTTCAAGGGAGCGCATGGTATATTTCTTGTTATAACGGGTTGGATAGTAAAAATTATCCCGATTGCTCTGTTCGGGTTTATAACCACAACTGTCGTGCAGCTCAGGAACGGGGTTAATATTAGCGGCCTTGGCGGGTATTTATCCGTGATTGTGCTTGCAAACATAGTTCAAGGTTTAGTGATTTTGCCTGCATTTTTATATATTAACAAAATAAAGCCGTTTCAGACCTTGCAAGGAATGTTGCCGGCTCTGTCAGTAGCATTTTTTTCAAAGTCATCTGCCGGAGCACTACCGGTGACTATGGCAACCATTGAGCGCAATTTAGGGGTGTCACCTAAGATAAGTAGAGTTGTGCTGCCGCTCTGTACCTCAATTAATATGAACGGATGTGCTGCTTTTATTTTTACAACCGTAATTTACCTGATGCAGAATAATGGTATAGAGATTAGCTTTGTTACAATGGTGATATGGGTTTTTATTGCTACCGTTGCTGCAATTGGTAATGCAGGTGTGCCGATGGGATGTTTTTTTCTCAGTGCAAGTTTGCTGACTGGTATGGATATTCCAATTGTACTGCTTGGGCTAATTCTACCGTTTTATAGCATTATAGATATGATAGAAACTGCTTTAAATGTTTGGTCTGATTCTTGTATTACTAAAGTAATTGATGATAAAACCAAACTTTAATTCAGCGTAATTTTTCTTTACTGAGTAGGGACTAAATTTGTATATATTACTTTAGTTGAAGAATCAGTATCATTACTTTTTTCTTCTTTATTTTTAGTAAGTGAATTGCAGCCTTTAGTTTCAAACAAAGAATTAAGGTAATCAAGTCTGTCTTGTAAAATTAATTTATTTTTAAGTGAATCTATTTGAACAACGGGAATACATACGGGAGAGGACATAAACACCTGCGGAAATCTATAGCGTTTGTTTGCATAGTTTACCAAATGCTCAGCTTCTTTAATGGAGTAAAGAAGGCCGCTGCAATCCTTGTATTCATCAGTTATTTCAACTACCTTCATCTCTTCCATATGAGAAGATTTGCAACTGCATCCTGCAAGAAGCAGTAAAACAATAGCGACAACTTTTAGTTTATGCATTAAAACTAATTATAAAACAATACTATAATAAGATTATTACAACTCTTGTTTTAAAAGTCTATTGCTTATTAAGTTATTTATAAATATCCAACTAGCCCAAAAACCTACTTGCAACTGCATAATAGAGCGGTATCCCGATAATGATATTAAAAGGGAAGGTGATGGCAAGTGAGATCGGTATGTAAAGCGCAGCTTTAGCTTGCGGCAATGCATGGCGCATTACGGCGGGAACCGCAATATATGAAGCACTGGCACAAAGCGTCATGAACAGCATACCGGTACCTAAATCAAGGTTTAGCAGCATACTAATACTTAGCCCGATCGCTGCTCCAATGAGCGGCATATAAATTCCGAATAAAAATAAAGGAATGGTAAATTTACGCAAGTACCCTAATTCTTTTGCCACCGTTAAACCCATATCCAGAAGAAATAAAGATAGCATACCTTGAAAAGGAGCGACTATAAACCCTTCCATTTTCTCCATTCCGCCTGCACCTCCTTGCCAACCTATAACAAAAGAGCCCAAAAGAAGCACGATAGCGCCATTAGTAAAAATTTTATGCATCGGATGAGAGGAAGCTGAATTTGTAGTCGTATTCGTATTCGTAAAGCTGGATGGGGCATATCTGTGAGCTATATGTAACCCGGATAATATTGCGGGTGCTTCCATTAACGCCATGATAGCAACAATATAGCCGGCATATTCAATTTGATTTGATTTTAAGAATGCAGAAGCAGTGATAAAGGTAACTACGCTAATCGAGCCGTAGTGTGCAGCAATCGCAGCAGAGGTAGGAATATCTATTTTTGTGGTAATCTGCAATAATATGTGGCCGATATAAGGTTGGATAAAGCCGAGTATTAAGCTCAAAGATATCAAAATCCACA harbors:
- a CDS encoding 3-deoxy-manno-octulosonate cytidylyltransferase; translated protein: MSKNSIIIIPARLASTRLPNKPLLDIAGKPMIIRVVEQAQKSGVGEVVVACGDQQIFDLVEAHSFSAVMTDPNLASGSDRVYAAYKQLNLKHEFIINLQGDLPTVSPELIIKINDDLISSKADIATAAAKITDAEEKHNPNVAKAVIGFNMRALYFTRSACPWGEGDLYHHIGIYGYKKEVLERYVNFPPSPLEKRERLEQLRALENGLSISVSVVDSIPIGVDTKEDLEAARKVYINRN
- a CDS encoding dicarboxylate/amino acid:cation symporter, coding for MCVQHFLKSKRKPNGALIYFIAIILGIISGFSYFPFLQSMGLFISDVFIRIFKCISLPIIALSIIVTLSQYNTGDKMKGIWQRTLFYTISTTIIAASVACALYLLISPSSINTANFDPGYLPTALPKSSYASYLINLIPSNIFSPFLEHQVMAVLLVSMISGIAIRYIPDQESCNTITNFFKGAHGIFLVITGWIVKIIPIALFGFITTTVVQLRNGVNISGLGGYLSVIVLANIVQGLVILPAFLYINKIKPFQTLQGMLPALSVAFFSKSSAGALPVTMATIERNLGVSPKISRVVLPLCTSINMNGCAAFIFTTVIYLMQNNGIEISFVTMVIWVFIATVAAIGNAGVPMGCFFLSASLLTGMDIPIVLLGLILPFYSIIDMIETALNVWSDSCITKVIDDKTKL
- a CDS encoding sodium-dependent bicarbonate transport family permease, whose translation is MIFIETISSNLLSIPLMFFILGIVAGVIRSDLSIPESIGNYLTIYLMLSIGFKGGVTIAEADSVDNNMWILISLSLILGFIQPYIGHILLQITTKIDIPTSAAIAAHYGSISVVTFITASAFLKSNQIEYAGYIVAIMALMEAPAILSGLHIAHRYAPSSFTNTNTTTNSASSHPMHKIFTNGAIVLLLGSFVIGWQGGAGGMEKMEGFIVAPFQGMLSLFLLDMGLTVAKELGYLRKFTIPLFLFGIYMPLIGAAIGLSISMLLNLDLGTGMLFMTLCASASYIAVPAVMRHALPQAKAALYIPISLAITFPFNIIIGIPLYYAVASRFLG